A genomic stretch from Candidatus Brocadiaceae bacterium includes:
- a CDS encoding multidrug efflux SMR transporter, with protein MTWIYLIVAGIFEIGWPLGFKLSQVTRFRVSFIALAALSMILSGFFLWLSQREIPIGTAYAVWTGIGAAGTFLIGIIFFKDPASLIRYLSFLLIVAGIIGLKLSH; from the coding sequence ATGACTTGGATATACCTGATTGTAGCGGGTATTTTTGAGATCGGTTGGCCTCTTGGCTTCAAATTGTCACAGGTAACTCGATTCAGGGTGTCTTTCATTGCCCTTGCAGCGTTGTCGATGATTCTGAGCGGATTTTTTTTGTGGTTGTCTCAGCGGGAAATACCCATAGGGACAGCATATGCGGTCTGGACCGGTATCGGTGCAGCGGGCACGTTTCTTATTGGGATAATTTTTTTCAAAGATCCCGCGAGTCTGATACGTTATCTGTCATTCCTGCTGATTGTCGCAGGTATTATTGGTTTAAAGTTGAGTCATTGA
- a CDS encoding sensor domain-containing diguanylate cyclase, with the protein MGNLICLSERPATQRIVFLKKANERLFGEFKEQKRRETALCGSEERYRSIIDNVLESPNIGTIILDTDVTNLKETEKAFKESEMLFKTIFNGAVDGILIIDPKTRKLLLGNKSMCKILDVTEEEIKTLEMKDIYREDDLPDVMDQLKNQLKQGHAHAADIPIKRKDGSIFYADIAISQITLDGKCYFLCISRDISNRKQSEEKIRHMAFHDPLTKLPNRMLFHDRLSLALTHAHRNKKMLSVLFLDLDKFKTINDTLGHHIGDELLRNVADRLHMCIREGDTIARLGGDEFLILLPGITRAGDVSNVARKIINAFKQPCIIDNHKIIITISIGIALYPNDGNNAETLLKNADESMYQAKESGRNNYKFHNHIMQSQLIEKNKNGTRSLLCGG; encoded by the coding sequence ATGGGAAACCTCATCTGTTTATCAGAAAGACCTGCAACGCAGAGAATTGTGTTTCTGAAAAAAGCAAACGAGAGGCTTTTCGGTGAATTTAAGGAACAAAAGCGTAGAGAGACAGCGCTTTGTGGAAGCGAAGAACGTTATCGCAGTATAATTGATAACGTACTGGAGAGTCCAAATATTGGTACAATTATCCTTGATACTGATGTTACGAATCTAAAGGAAACGGAGAAAGCGTTCAAGGAGTCAGAAATGCTGTTCAAAACCATTTTTAATGGCGCCGTAGATGGAATTCTTATCATTGATCCAAAAACCAGAAAACTTCTCTTGGGCAATAAGTCAATGTGCAAGATACTTGATGTTACAGAGGAAGAAATTAAAACGCTTGAAATGAAAGACATTTATCGTGAGGATGATTTACCCGATGTCATGGATCAGTTAAAAAATCAACTAAAACAGGGACATGCCCATGCAGCAGATATACCTATAAAGAGAAAAGATGGTAGCATTTTTTACGCAGACATAGCAATTTCTCAGATTACTCTTGATGGAAAATGTTATTTTCTTTGCATATCCAGGGACATTTCCAATCGTAAACAGAGTGAGGAAAAAATCAGACATATGGCATTTCACGACCCTCTTACTAAGTTACCAAACAGGATGTTGTTTCATGATCGTCTGTCACTCGCGTTAACTCATGCACATCGTAATAAAAAGATGCTTTCCGTATTGTTTCTCGATCTGGATAAATTCAAGACGATAAATGACACGCTGGGACACCATATTGGTGATGAATTGTTGCGGAATGTTGCTGATCGCCTTCACATGTGTATCCGCGAAGGAGATACCATTGCACGGCTTGGTGGTGATGAATTTCTTATTTTATTACCGGGGATTACGAGGGCGGGAGACGTAAGTAATGTAGCTCGTAAAATCATTAATGCCTTCAAACAACCGTGTATCATCGATAATCACAAAATCATTATTACTATCAGTATCGGAATAGCCCTTTATCCCAATGATGGTAACAATGCCGAAACGTTGTTGAAAAACGCCGATGAGAGCATGTACCAGGCTAAAGAATCAGGTAGAAACAATTATAAATTTCACAATCATATCATGCAAAGCCAGCTTATTGAAAAAAACAAAAATGGAACAAGATCTTTGTTATGCGGTGGATGA
- a CDS encoding VWA domain-containing protein, whose translation MPVENENMDRLEENGKKKKFKYIVIPLILLLTVVVIMMLRRNVSPILEISPIGLDFGSKETEMEFIIKNTGTAGGFFRPGVTPLKFTIETRYLPSWLSVQPASGIIEDDPQQITVSVDRRFLPPESSIEEVRVLTNAGDSIVRILAQKEKDKIIVTSPTPNSSLSIGDKLPIEWTATSGVSSFVTISTYLNGENIGTIAHNYNYRKDTTSKGSFTWNVGNFVREGSGYSIRIEDAGNSEIFDEVGPIKIFQPLSAIKVLNQTEDHQIPSTVQFIFSLRDQNNHAILFDSDQVDWKNIKIWENGNEIDYLESHALLYTQDDFQLQVMLVLDFSASMYETNEDINKMLSSVRDLIDSLNETHQIGVVEFHRPDEPPAILQTFTTYKNAAKEAIDNFSSSKIYRDFSSCWDAVQKGLQQFPEQPDPNIFKTLVFLSDGFDNSSFNTPDTIIASAKDRDVHIFVVGIGDIREENVLKNIAFETGGTYVHSENLNLLQERFKQSINDIKGQYKIKYISPKKPEDGHFTVASETTYKGVTGTPLLQGEIDSSSIFGKTIEGVIRFSAPSVIKYNKVEIFMWCEHAPRYIHEFHFWIGSDKPHQVTLTSLNDGGLCQDWTLQELEDGWYRLTSPNQDDPRQDLEFGDFGTLCKIVFTDINEEGFVIPFKLDNSIYDMGQAFYGEEGKSQTETWSANIRVGNAVK comes from the coding sequence ATGCCTGTTGAAAACGAAAATATGGATAGGTTGGAAGAGAATGGAAAAAAGAAGAAATTCAAGTACATAGTTATTCCTCTTATCCTGCTATTGACAGTAGTCGTGATCATGATGTTACGCAGGAACGTTTCGCCTATCCTGGAAATCTCTCCTATCGGTTTGGATTTTGGAAGCAAGGAAACAGAAATGGAGTTCATAATTAAAAACACAGGAACAGCGGGAGGTTTCTTTCGACCAGGCGTTACTCCGTTAAAATTTACCATCGAGACCAGATATCTCCCCAGCTGGTTAAGTGTTCAACCTGCATCAGGTATTATTGAAGATGACCCTCAACAAATTACCGTAAGCGTTGATAGACGTTTTCTGCCTCCGGAAAGTTCCATTGAAGAAGTAAGGGTTCTTACAAATGCCGGAGACAGTATCGTGAGAATATTAGCACAAAAAGAAAAAGATAAAATAATTGTTACCTCTCCGACACCCAATTCTTCATTGTCGATCGGCGACAAATTACCGATAGAATGGACGGCAACTTCCGGTGTCAGTAGTTTTGTTACGATATCTACCTATTTAAACGGAGAAAATATCGGAACAATTGCTCACAACTATAACTACAGAAAAGATACTACGTCCAAAGGCTCATTTACCTGGAATGTCGGTAATTTTGTGAGAGAAGGCAGTGGTTATTCGATCAGGATAGAAGATGCCGGAAACTCCGAAATTTTTGATGAAGTTGGTCCGATAAAAATTTTTCAGCCCCTTTCGGCAATCAAAGTGTTAAATCAAACAGAAGATCATCAGATTCCAAGCACCGTTCAATTCATATTTTCTTTACGAGACCAAAATAATCACGCCATATTGTTTGATTCTGATCAGGTCGATTGGAAAAATATAAAAATTTGGGAAAACGGAAATGAGATTGACTATCTCGAAAGCCATGCACTTCTTTATACCCAGGACGACTTTCAATTGCAGGTAATGCTTGTACTGGATTTTTCAGCGTCAATGTATGAAACAAATGAGGATATCAACAAGATGTTGTCAAGTGTCAGGGATTTAATCGACAGCCTTAATGAAACACATCAAATAGGAGTGGTAGAATTCCACAGGCCGGATGAACCTCCTGCAATTCTTCAAACTTTCACAACCTATAAAAATGCGGCGAAAGAGGCAATAGACAACTTCAGCTCCAGCAAAATATATCGTGACTTTTCAAGCTGCTGGGATGCCGTGCAAAAGGGATTGCAACAGTTTCCGGAACAACCTGATCCGAATATTTTTAAAACACTGGTATTTTTATCTGATGGTTTTGACAATAGCAGTTTCAACACTCCGGATACCATAATTGCATCGGCAAAAGACAGGGATGTTCATATTTTTGTTGTGGGTATAGGTGATATTCGCGAGGAAAATGTGTTGAAAAATATTGCTTTTGAAACCGGAGGCACCTATGTTCATTCCGAGAATTTAAACCTTTTACAGGAAAGGTTTAAACAATCAATTAATGATATTAAAGGGCAATATAAAATTAAATATATTTCTCCAAAAAAGCCTGAAGACGGGCATTTCACCGTGGCAAGCGAAACCACCTATAAGGGTGTTACCGGCACTCCTTTATTGCAGGGCGAAATAGACTCCTCTTCGATTTTCGGAAAAACGATAGAGGGGGTAATTCGTTTTTCTGCGCCTTCCGTTATTAAATATAACAAGGTTGAAATATTTATGTGGTGTGAACATGCGCCAAGATATATACATGAATTTCACTTTTGGATTGGTTCCGATAAACCGCATCAGGTGACCCTTACTTCATTGAACGATGGGGGACTCTGCCAAGATTGGACGTTACAGGAGCTTGAGGACGGGTGGTATCGATTGACCTCTCCCAACCAGGACGACCCCCGCCAGGATCTTGAGTTTGGAGATTTCGGGACCTTATGTAAAATCGTTTTTACCGATATTAACGAAGAGGGGTTTGTCATTCCGTTTAAACTGGACAACTCAATTTATGATATGGGACAGGCGTTTTACGGAGAAGAGGGTAAGTCTCAAACTGAAACATGGTCAGCAAACATTCGTGTGGGAAATGCCGTCAAATAA
- a CDS encoding FHA domain-containing protein: MMTLLALELSDAGVMVAGGEPAQLLKIDKGEKESPGYAIIQNGHLIVGKDAQDSARLNPRLYTNRFWDELNTDPLKQIGFEGKNNAELAYLHLLRIWDFIKRQGDELVIAVPGFFTQSQLGLILGITKELSIPVKGFAATALAASSKSFPNHLLFYLDIHLHRIELTYLEQEDQLLYKNSETLSGNGLNYLYSEWIRAIADEFVRTTRFDPFDQAIYEQELYRRLPQVLKDIQGNPSVVFTMKAGHQTYSITITYDLLAKTGKAVFREVRQLIEEIAEKYNQPRMPLIVEVTHRVSQLPGYREELQKIPVKQIVELEQGSSAMGILELKDRFTIQAGQGVTFLTSRSWQTTQQFQDFNVETTPQDLMRPTHILYGNLAYPISHKPLIIGQVSADGVHIHVSDQIEGVSRKHCTIQSRGDTVVLVDHSISGTFVDGTKVSGTTMLRRGQTIRIGTPGEEFHLITCVRSNET, encoded by the coding sequence ATGATGACCCTGCTTGCTCTGGAACTGAGTGATGCCGGTGTAATGGTTGCCGGCGGAGAGCCCGCACAACTCCTTAAAATTGATAAAGGAGAAAAGGAGAGTCCGGGCTATGCCATTATCCAAAATGGGCATCTGATTGTTGGTAAAGATGCTCAAGACAGCGCGCGTCTCAACCCACGGTTATATACCAATCGATTCTGGGACGAGTTGAATACGGATCCTTTAAAACAAATAGGCTTTGAAGGAAAAAACAATGCAGAACTTGCCTATCTTCACTTGTTAAGGATATGGGATTTTATCAAAAGACAGGGGGATGAACTGGTTATCGCGGTTCCAGGATTTTTTACACAGAGTCAGCTCGGGCTTATTCTGGGCATTACCAAAGAGTTATCCATACCCGTAAAAGGTTTTGCGGCAACAGCATTAGCTGCATCTTCAAAATCCTTCCCCAACCATCTCTTGTTTTATTTGGATATTCATCTGCACCGTATTGAGCTAACCTACCTTGAACAGGAAGACCAACTCCTTTATAAAAACAGTGAAACACTATCTGGCAATGGTCTCAATTACCTTTATTCGGAGTGGATAAGGGCTATTGCGGATGAATTTGTTCGAACAACACGTTTTGATCCTTTTGATCAGGCAATATATGAACAGGAATTGTACAGACGCCTGCCACAAGTGTTGAAAGACATTCAGGGAAACCCATCAGTCGTGTTCACTATGAAAGCCGGCCATCAAACCTACAGTATTACCATAACGTACGATCTCTTGGCAAAAACAGGCAAGGCCGTTTTTCGTGAGGTTCGTCAACTCATTGAGGAGATAGCAGAAAAATACAATCAACCGAGAATGCCTTTAATTGTTGAGGTCACACATCGTGTCAGCCAGCTACCCGGCTATAGGGAGGAATTACAAAAGATACCCGTGAAGCAGATTGTAGAACTTGAGCAGGGGTCGAGCGCTATGGGAATTTTAGAGCTGAAGGATAGATTCACGATCCAGGCCGGCCAGGGAGTAACCTTTTTAACCAGTCGTTCCTGGCAAACAACCCAGCAGTTTCAAGATTTTAACGTTGAAACAACTCCTCAAGATCTTATGCGCCCCACTCACATTCTTTACGGAAACCTGGCATATCCCATCTCTCATAAACCTCTTATCATCGGTCAGGTATCTGCTGATGGTGTTCACATCCACGTAAGTGATCAGATTGAAGGTGTTTCCCGAAAACACTGCACGATTCAAAGTCGTGGAGATACTGTGGTACTCGTAGACCATAGCATATCAGGCACCTTTGTTGATGGCACAAAGGTATCTGGCACGACTATGTTAAGGCGTGGCCAGACCATTCGGATAGGAACTCCTGGTGAAGAATTTCATCTCATTACCTGTGTGAGATCCAATGAAACGTAG
- a CDS encoding MotA/TolQ/ExbB proton channel family protein — MKKSFPLVSEFTYQLFTLIISTILLHSVYVAIIRPNADAFLAEQAAMMEKDPSHVTQRSAFVVIRDYEQEACFLLMFWAIAIMGYKAVSTVKHRSLLQLDLIPLAEGMRILPEDTNDLSRQIQALPPEQKKALLPRALLAALQRFSSTSNIQSVSDASHAYCSSEGERLDAELSMVRYIAWAIPSIGFIGTVRGIGLALAQAHKAVQGDIFGVTQSLGTAFNSTLIALLISIVLMFALHQLQLLQERYVLDCEAYCEEKLTRHLHTR, encoded by the coding sequence ATGAAAAAATCATTCCCTCTGGTGTCTGAATTTACCTACCAGCTGTTTACCCTGATTATTAGCACCATATTGCTGCATTCGGTCTATGTAGCCATTATCCGTCCCAATGCCGACGCGTTTTTAGCCGAACAAGCTGCCATGATGGAAAAGGACCCGTCTCATGTAACGCAGCGTTCTGCCTTTGTGGTAATACGTGATTATGAGCAGGAGGCATGTTTTCTCCTGATGTTCTGGGCAATTGCCATAATGGGCTATAAAGCTGTCTCGACCGTCAAACACCGTTCATTACTACAATTAGACCTGATACCGTTGGCGGAAGGCATGCGGATACTCCCGGAAGACACGAATGATCTTTCACGCCAGATTCAGGCTCTGCCGCCAGAACAAAAGAAAGCGCTTCTCCCCAGGGCGTTACTGGCAGCCTTGCAGCGTTTCAGTTCCACCAGCAATATTCAGTCTGTTTCCGATGCCAGCCACGCTTACTGTTCCTCGGAAGGAGAGAGGCTTGATGCGGAACTGTCCATGGTCAGATATATCGCTTGGGCTATTCCATCTATCGGGTTTATCGGCACGGTGAGAGGTATAGGATTAGCCCTTGCTCAGGCTCACAAGGCAGTTCAGGGAGACATCTTTGGTGTTACGCAGAGTCTGGGAACAGCCTTTAATTCAACCCTGATCGCTCTTTTAATCAGTATCGTACTCATGTTTGCATTACATCAATTACAGTTGCTTCAGGAACGTTATGTGCTTGATTGCGAAGCATACTGTGAAGAGAAACTTACACGTCATTTACACACACGTTAA
- a CDS encoding PEGA domain-containing protein, giving the protein MKSTFRIKDSKGIKTFSHNDFPLQIGDGPDADILVANLGKQVIAAHLCLQAEQLFINTLKTDVSVFHNDKALKDSACFSHGDRLQVGSTMIFCREDTDGFSLQVVGQDRADENLSTRLPATVPEERIIKPVPFQPGNSHTPSKLSPGLKRPLGILLGIIFVFLFFSAWFVFTAKQVKIQIDPKPDRVSIKGGIVTPRFGNNYLLRPGSYVLKAFKQGYHQVELPFTVEDEKNRELTILMEKLPGRLSITAYHAEQPSLAVEGAAVYIDDEEIGTTPLSDIEVKPGLRRLVIKAKSYEELRVQLNIEGMDISQPFTFSLVPGWAEVKILTLPRITRVSVNGTHRGETPLILKLAKGTYELELRAEGYKTWHTQLVVEANQPQVLDSIQLQPADGTLALQTEPSGANVMVDGAFAGNTPIDIPLLPDTDHLLHISKAGYEKIEQKVVVASSEIKKLHLELIPYTGVVNFKVAPSDAELSIDGALWGTVPERLRLTAVKQKLEIKKEGYEPYETEITPRPGFPQELNVTLEKKTLTSGTTQKIIKAFNGYSLTLIHSTSFTMGSSRREQGRKSNETLRNIVLKRPFYMGVSEVTNKEFREFLAGHDSGSFKGHSLNQDKQPVVQVTWEQAVLFCNWLSEKEKLPAVYKKQGEELTPQEPLPAGYRLPTEAEWEYCVRFGQNKAALVYPWGDTFPPPSKTLNIADLSARDLLPNYLDTYDDGYPVSAPSASFAPNDLGIHDLGGNVAEWCHDYYSIYSYSPDKRYQDPAGPQQGKHHVVRDSSWRHASISVLRSAYRYYSNDKRIDVGFRICRYAEFPSEKK; this is encoded by the coding sequence ATGAAAAGCACTTTCAGAATCAAAGATAGTAAGGGTATAAAGACCTTTTCACATAATGACTTTCCCCTTCAGATCGGTGATGGTCCTGATGCAGACATATTGGTAGCAAATCTGGGAAAACAGGTTATAGCCGCCCATCTCTGCCTTCAGGCTGAACAACTATTCATCAATACTCTGAAAACGGATGTTTCCGTATTTCACAATGATAAAGCGCTTAAGGACTCAGCCTGTTTCTCTCACGGAGACAGGTTGCAAGTCGGATCTACCATGATTTTTTGTCGTGAAGATACGGATGGTTTTTCATTACAGGTTGTTGGTCAAGATCGTGCGGATGAGAACCTTTCGACAAGATTGCCTGCGACTGTTCCCGAGGAACGGATAATCAAGCCGGTGCCTTTCCAGCCAGGAAATTCCCATACCCCATCGAAGTTATCACCTGGGCTGAAAAGGCCTTTGGGCATTCTGCTGGGGATAATATTTGTTTTCCTCTTTTTCTCCGCATGGTTTGTCTTTACAGCAAAACAGGTGAAGATCCAGATTGATCCAAAACCTGACCGTGTTTCTATCAAAGGGGGCATTGTAACGCCACGGTTTGGAAATAACTATTTACTGAGGCCAGGAAGCTATGTTCTCAAGGCTTTTAAACAAGGATATCATCAGGTTGAATTGCCGTTTACCGTTGAAGATGAAAAAAACAGAGAGCTTACCATACTTATGGAGAAACTTCCCGGTCGTTTATCCATCACTGCATACCACGCAGAGCAACCGTCTCTGGCCGTTGAAGGAGCTGCAGTATATATTGACGATGAAGAGATTGGCACAACGCCTCTTTCCGATATTGAGGTAAAACCAGGCCTTCGGCGGCTGGTGATCAAGGCGAAAAGCTATGAAGAGTTGAGGGTTCAACTGAACATTGAAGGAATGGATATTTCGCAGCCGTTTACCTTTTCATTGGTGCCGGGATGGGCCGAGGTAAAGATACTGACTCTTCCCCGTATCACCAGGGTATCGGTAAACGGTACTCACAGAGGAGAGACACCTTTGATATTGAAACTTGCGAAAGGAACGTACGAACTGGAATTACGTGCTGAGGGCTATAAAACATGGCATACTCAGTTAGTGGTAGAGGCAAACCAGCCACAGGTTTTAGATAGTATTCAACTTCAGCCGGCAGACGGAACCCTCGCGCTTCAGACAGAGCCTTCCGGGGCAAATGTTATGGTTGACGGAGCCTTTGCAGGGAATACACCGATTGATATTCCTCTGCTCCCGGATACGGACCATCTTCTTCATATATCCAAGGCTGGCTATGAAAAGATTGAACAAAAGGTTGTAGTGGCTTCATCTGAAATAAAGAAACTTCATCTGGAATTAATACCCTACACAGGAGTCGTCAACTTCAAGGTAGCGCCTTCAGATGCTGAACTCTCTATTGACGGTGCCTTATGGGGAACCGTGCCGGAAAGATTGCGTCTTACTGCCGTTAAGCAGAAGCTGGAAATAAAAAAAGAAGGGTATGAACCCTATGAGACTGAAATTACACCGCGACCAGGCTTTCCTCAAGAATTAAATGTCACCCTGGAGAAAAAGACTTTAACTTCAGGGACGACACAGAAAATCATTAAAGCCTTTAATGGGTATTCACTGACGTTAATCCATTCCACTTCCTTTACCATGGGGTCTTCGCGCCGTGAACAGGGACGCAAATCAAATGAGACCCTACGAAATATTGTATTGAAACGACCTTTTTACATGGGTGTGAGTGAGGTTACCAACAAGGAATTCAGAGAGTTTCTTGCCGGACATGACTCCGGTTCTTTTAAAGGGCACAGTTTAAACCAGGATAAACAGCCTGTGGTTCAGGTGACCTGGGAACAAGCCGTTCTGTTTTGCAACTGGCTCAGTGAAAAGGAAAAACTACCGGCAGTCTATAAAAAGCAGGGGGAAGAACTGACTCCCCAAGAACCTCTTCCGGCAGGCTATCGATTGCCGACAGAGGCAGAGTGGGAATATTGCGTTCGTTTCGGGCAAAATAAAGCTGCTTTGGTTTATCCCTGGGGCGATACTTTTCCGCCGCCATCAAAAACCCTGAATATTGCCGATCTATCCGCAAGGGACCTTCTGCCCAATTACCTGGATACTTACGATGACGGCTATCCGGTTTCAGCTCCTTCCGCGTCTTTTGCACCCAATGATCTGGGTATCCATGACCTCGGTGGCAATGTTGCGGAATGGTGTCACGATTACTATTCGATATACTCCTATTCTCCTGATAAACGCTATCAAGACCCTGCAGGACCACAACAGGGGAAACACCATGTGGTAAGGGATTCAAGCTGGAGACACGCAAGCATCAGTGTCTTGAGATCGGCGTACAGATATTACAGTAATGACAAACGGATTGATGTGGGATTTCGTATCTGTCGGTACGCGGAATTTCCAAGCGAAAAGAAATAA